The region CCACCGCGCACGCCAATGCTTGCGACAATGCGCTCTTTTTTCTCAATGACAGTAACGTTGCGGGTAGACTGAAAGTCACGATCTGCCGCGTCTCTTCCGATGTAGAAATACATTTTCCCAGGGTCAATTTCAGCCTCAACGGGGCTGGTCATTTTGATGTCGTTTTGACTAATGTAGCGAAAGAGGGGCTGGAATAGGCCGTTGTTTGCGTCGAAGTAGCCACTGTTCGACTCAGCCATGATCAAGCGGCTGGCTGGTATCGTTTTGATTTCTATGTCGCCAGCTTTGGTTTGTGGGAAGGCTTCCTCGGTTGCCGAGGTGGTTGAAAGGGTCGCAGTCATGAAAGTGAGTATTAGGCTAAGGGCTCTCATTCCTATAATACCGAGTGCATACTTGAGGACCTTTCAATTCTGCGCAGCCGATTCAGTTACAGTGGGTGGCGTCAAGTTGGTTTGATTTGATCCATCTCAACCTAAACTAGGTCTACATCACA is a window of Opitutales bacterium DNA encoding:
- a CDS encoding heme-binding protein is translated as MTATLSTTSATEEAFPQTKAGDIEIKTIPASRLIMAESNSGYFDANNGLFQPLFRYISQNDIKMTSPVEAEIDPGKMYFYIGRDAADRDFQSTRNVTVIEKKERIVASIGVRGGYSRKNFENAQAELEAWLAKHPTHQAAGQARGVYWNGPFTPGFLKRFEVHIPVAPRKLE